The nucleotide window CTTTATTACGGCAACGCCATAGCTTGTTGTTATCTTTGTTAAAAGAACAGGGCATACCAACCGGCAATAGTTTTGATACGCCCATCATTCCGATTATGGCAGGTACAACTGAAGGCGCGATCCAACTAAGTTCCTATTTGGCGCAGCGTAAAATTTATGCCTTGCCCATTTTTTATCCTGCAGTTGAGAAAAATTTGGCGCGGATACGGTTATTTGTCAACTGCCTGCATACAGAAGAACAAATACGTTATACGGCCAAAACAATTGCTGAAGCTTATAAGTTATTGCAAAACAGCCAGGATACAGAGATTGCTATAGCTGTTTAATTTGCTCTTTTTAACATCTATCAATGAGGTACTTCCTGCAATGAAGAAGGACAATTATGCGAATCAGGCGCAATATAATAAAAACTATAGTCCGCGATTATTCGCTAATCCTATTCTGGAACGTTTAAGCCAAACTCGGCCAACAACGTTACTCATAGGATATGTGCCGATCATTGGTTTTTTTTGTATTTTTGCTTTAATCCAACAAACTTTTATAAGTGCTACTGTAACATTTGCCCTAGGGTTATTGGTTTGGACATTAGCAGAATATTTAATCCATCGTTTTGTATTTCACTATAAACCCCGCGCTTCAAAATGGGAAAAAATCAATCCACTGTTTTATGGTAATTTCATACATAATATTCATCATACCTACCCGAGGGATAAACTGCGTTTGGTCACGCCATTAGTTGTTACTATGCCTTTAGCTGCATTATTTTATTTAGTGTTTTGGTTAGTATTTCGCTCATACAGCGCTGCTTTATTTGCTGGATTCTTAACAGGTTATGTACTCTATGATGTATTACATGCTTTTACGCATATTTATCCCATGTCAAGTCGCATTGGGAAATTTTTAAAGTACTACCATATGCGACATCATTATCATATGGATGAGAAATCTTTTGGGGTGAGTAGTCCGATTTGGGATTATGTATTTAGAACGGTCGATACCACGCCGCTTAAAAAAGCTAGGCATTAATTAGTCGCTGGCGCGAAATTCAAGTCTGTCATTCCCGCGCAGGCGGGACTCATCCATCCATGGCATTTTTCTATATTTTTTTGGCAGATTCGATACTTTTATGCTGACGAATCATCAAAAGCCATGGAAGGATGGGTTCCCGCCTGCGCGGGAATGACAGTATTTTTATATTTCGCGCCAGCGACGACTAATTAAGAAAAGTACGAAAAAAATTATAAAACTAATACCTTTTTTCAGAGTGTATCTATGCCCCTACAAATATTACCGGTTATCACTAAACAAGACTGGCAAACCTTTTTAAATGTCCCCCACTTGTTACACCAACACGACCCCAACTGGGTGCCACCGCTACAGATTTCAGTTAAAACCACTCTCAGTCAAAAAAACCCATTTTTTAAGCGTGCCAAAATGCAATTATGGGTAGCTTATCGCGATAATCAGCCCGTAGGGCGCATTGCAGGCATCATTAATGATGCGCATAATGAGTTTCATAACGAAAATATTGCATTTTGGGGTTTTTTTGAAGCAGAGCACGACCAGCATGTGGCTGAGGCGCTATTTAAAGCAGTTGAGCAATGGGCACAACCGCAAGGAATACGCATATTTCGCGGACCGGTCAATCCATCCACAAACTATGAATGCGGATTGCAGATTTCGGCATTTGATACCATGCCCTACATTATGATGCCGCAAAATCCAGCTTATTATCCACAATTGGTCGAGGCGCAAGGCTATGTCAAAGCCAAAGATTTAGATGCCTGGCGTATTGATGGTGGTAATGCCGCTTTTCATCCGCGTTTGATGGCTAAAGCTAAATCCTTCGTTGAGCAACATAATATTACCTTGCGTCCCGTGAACTTGAAGCGATTTGAACAAGAGGCTGAGCATATTTTTGCAACTTATAACGATGCTTGGGAAAAGAATTGGGGTTTTGTCCCTATGGAAAAAGAAGAATTTCTGTTTTTAGCTAAAGAAATGAAACCCATATTGACTAAAGAGTCGTGTTTTATTGTCGAAGTAGCGGGAGAAGTTGCGGCTTTTGGCATATGGCTGCCGGATATTAATCAAGTGTTACATAAAATTCGTGATGGAAAATTATTTCCTACAGGTATTTTTAAATTGCTATGGTATACCAAAGTAAAAAAATTGATGAATCGCGGGCGTGTGCCAACTTTGGGCATTCGCAAAAAGTTTCGTCATTTAAATCTGGGATCGTTGTTGTACGCTAAATTTTTAGAAGTGGTGCCTCCAGCAGGATATAGATGGAATGAATGTTCCTGGATATTAGAAGATAATAAAAGTATGCGTACAGCGCTGCGTTTGATGAATGCGGAATTATATAAAACTTACCGAATTTACGAAAAGACATTGCCATGAAAGTCTTGCTGACCGGTGCTACAGGGTTTATTGGCTCGCATACGGCAGAAGCTTTGATAGCAAAGCAGCATCAAGTACGTTGTTTAGTTCGGTCAACTGCTGATGTTAGTTTTTTGAAAACATTGGGGTCGGCACTGGAATTATATGAAGGTACTTTAACCGACAGTGCAGACTTGCAAGCCGCAGTAGATGGCATGGATGCTGTGATTCATTGCGCAGGTTTAGTTAAGGTGAAAAAAAAGGATGAATTTTTTACCACGAATACTGAAGGTACGCGTGCCTTGTTAAAGGCTGTTAGAATGGCTGCCCCTGATCTTCAACGTTTTGTTTTGGTTTCAAGTCTAGCTGCCTGTGGCGCTGCATTGAATAATAAAATACCACCTGCTGCAGATTTTAACCCACAACCCGTCAGTCAGTATGGTCAGAGTAAACTGAATGCTGAAATCATTGCGCAAGAATTTTCAAGTCACCTCCCCATTACCATCATTCGTCCTTCAGTAGTTTATGGTCCTCGGGATTTGTCTACCCTGACATTTTTTAAAACAATACATCGTGGTTTTTTGCCGTTGTCACAAGGTGGAATGGGCGCAGCCAGTACGATCTATGTCACAGATGTTGCTAACGCATTAGTACAGTCTATTACTACGGCACCACAAAGTGGTAGTGCCTATTTTTTAGAGGATGGTGAGACTTTGACTTGGCGTGAACGTTATTATCAATTAGCTGAGCATGCAAAAATCACTCGCAAAATAGAAATCCACTTGCCGCAGTTGGTCATAAAAACCATAGCCTGGTTATCAGAATATTACGGCCGTTTGACGAATAAACCTGTCTTACTAAACCGAGATAAATTTAATGAACTTAAACAGCTTTATTGGGTTTGCGATAGTACGCCGGCTTTTGATGGACTACTCTGGAGACCACAGATCAATTGGTCACAAGGAACACAATTAACTTATGAATGGTATGCAAAGTCAGGCTGGTTATAATGATGGATAAAATCATAAAAAAAATTTACCGAGCAACAATTGACTCCATAGCCGGACTGAAAGCAGCATTTCGTTTTCAGCTGGCATTTAGGCTGGAGGTTTTGTTTTTGTGCCTGGGTATTATATTAGCGCCGTTGCTAGGAAAATCTTTAGCGCAAAAATTTATTTTAATATCATGTTTGGTCTTAATTATTATCATAGAATTGATTAACAGTGCTATTGAAACGGTAGTTAATCGGATCAGCCTTGAACATCATGAGCTATCTGGCCGCGCCAAAGATCTAGGATCTGCGGCGGTATTTGTTGCGGTATTGAATGCTATTGTGATTTGGGGTATTAGTATGTTGATGTGGCTGTCATCCTGAGCATAGCGAGGATGACAGTTTGGCTCAGGATGACAGCCTTACAAATTCCGGCACCGTCATCGGTTTTATATAAATCAGCTCATATAAAACTAAGGGTGCCCCGATTAAGATACAACATAAATAAATACATAATATGGGCTTACGCGGGTGAATGTCTGAAAATTTATTTACATAATGCACAATGCGAGGAATTTTGAACAGTTGATAACACAATTCTGAAATAATAATGGCAGCTATGCCGTCCATAATCACATGCACTTTTAATGTGATGGTACCTAAACACATGCCAATAAACCAAATTAAAAAAAGGCTACCTAATATCTTAAAACGTGCAAAAGTGAAGCGAAGAATAATCCAGGCACTGCCGATATGGTATGAAGGAAATGAATTCCAGGGAGTGGTGATAGACATCACAAACTGAGTATTTCTATTTAAGAATCCAGGTGTTTGAATTTGTTGCCAAAACGCTGAAAATCCCGGATCTTGCCACAAAATTTTGCACGTGGGAAAAAGAAAATAAATAATATAGTGAATAATTAAAATCAGTAAACAGCTTAAAAACAGACGATAAATGAGTAAAAGATTAAATCTAGAAAAAATAAAAAGAATCCAAACAAAGACGAAAGGTATAATTAAGGCTGCCGAATAAAACAGTGACCAGAACGTGGAAAATGCCAGATCATGGTCAAGTGGTAAGGTAATAAGATTGATGTAATTTGTGCCGCGTGAATTTAGAATATTGCCTATAAATGCATATTGTGCCCAAAGACATAGTAATAGAATAAATAAAATAAAAGCTTCTGCGAAACGTTGGATATTAGTTGATCGTTCCAATGAAGCATATTGGCTGACGTTGAAAACGGCTGATAAATTATTTGACTTCATATTTTTGAAGGCTGTCGTTAGCTCAGTAGGGTTGGTTATTTTACCAACAATTGGTTGATGAATCCATCCCGTTTTTTATTGCACAAAATGCGCAAAAATTAGTATACTTTGCCAGTAACTATTTAACATAAGATGGAAACGGCCAGATTTTTCCAAGCTCGCCTCTAAAAACTTTTAGGGGCGAGCTTGGAAAAAATCTGGCCGTTTATGCTACTTCAAGCGGTGCTGAATAGTTACTTTTGCAATACAAATTATGGAGCAGTCAAGGTGGCTGAACGAAATAACCCCTCAAGTTCATAGCTATTTCCTTAAGGAGATTAAAGTATCATGAATTCTTTTCCTACCGTCCTGGTTCCTGAAGATACCCGATCAATTTCCGAAGCGCGTGGTGAGCGTTTGGAAATTCTGCGTAAAATGGCAGGTCTTACCCGTAAAGCATTTGAAGATAAATACGGTATCAGTGCCAATACGATTCAATCTTGGGAATCTGCCAAAGCAGGTGGTTTGACTGAGCGTGGTGCGCAGCGCATTATACCGCTCTTACAGCGTGAAGGTATTTACTGTACCATTGATTGGCTCTTATATGGCAGCGGTAGCCATCCGCAGTTAGCTAACCCCCATTTTTTTGAAGTGAATGAAACGCCGGCAAAATATCATTTATCAGAAGATATGGTCATCATGAAAGAATTGCTGGCATTCAAAAAATTGAATGAAAACAGCATAGATTTTGAGGTGAATGATGATGGTTTGGCACCACATTATAAACCGGGTGATTATGTCGCCGGCATTAGCCGTTCCAAAGAGGCTATTTCAGCTTTGATCGGTATGGATTGTATAGTGCAGATTGGTAACAATGAAATGTTGCTACGCAGGATTAAAGGAAGCCAGTTTCCTGGTTACTATGAGTTGATGTGCACAAATCCTACAACCATAGTGGCTAAACCAATGTTATATGAACAGGAATTGTTATGTGCGGCGCCGGTTATATGGCATCGGCGGCGTAATCCTGACTGATTTTATTCAGCTGTTATCCTTTACCATGCTCGGGGTGACAGCCATAGATAGGATGACAACTGTAAAAAAGGAGTGTAAGTATGGGCAATAAACCACAAAATAGCGAGTTTTGCTGGAACGAACTGATGACTTCAGATGTTCCAAGAGCTAAAGAATTTTATAAAGCATTATTTGGTTGGGAAAACGAAGACCATGACATGGGTGATATGGTATACACCCTGTTTAAGTCTGGAGATAAGAGTATTGGCGGTTTGTTGCAAATTCCCCAAGGCAAAGAAAACCAGATTCCACCTCATTGGATGAGTTATGTCAGTGTGGCCAAATTAGAACAGGCCGTTGAAAAAGGACAAAAATTAGGCGCTACTTTGGTGGTGCCGCCAAAAACTGCAGGTGAGTTTGGTCGTCTTGCGGTGATTTTAGATCCTACGGGAGCGCATATTGCTTTGTGGGAAGCTGCGTAAGAGTTCTCCTTGAAAGGGAGATTTAAGAAGTTTGAATAGTGGTAGAGCCTTCTCTTTAGAGTGCGAAAAAACTCCCATCCCACAAGGGGATTCCCTTCGGTCACAGACGGGAGAAGGAAATGGGAGTTTTTTTGTACAGAGCAGAGCCTCTTTAAGCTCCCTTAGCACCCTTAAAAAATTCATAAATACTGACTTAAAAACTGTGGCACGCGTTCTTCCAGCCAATAACGCACCTTCCACAACTCACCACTAACAAATCCAACATGTCCGCCTTTGGCTGTTAGTTCAAACTGAATAGCACTTGCAAGCTCATGCGGTTGTGGCAATGAATCAGGGGTGACAAATGGATCATCTTTTGCCTGCAATAATAAGGTAGGCACTTGGATATTACTTAAATATTGACGGCAGCTTGAGAGGGCATAATATTCCATGGCATCATTGAATCCATGCAGTGGTGCAGTGACTTGATTATCAAAATCATACAAGGTTTTTAAGCTTGAGATTTTAGGGAATTGCCGTGTATTAATCTGTGATTGTAGCTTGCGTCGAGTTTTTTTGCATAAACAATTTAATATATACTTTTCATAGATTTTGCTAAAACCTGTCGTGATCGTTTGCACAGATTTATGCAGATCAAATGGTACTGAGATGGCGACGGCAGCGCTTAACAAATTTTTTTCCTGGGTTTGTCCTAACCACTTTAATAAAATATTACCGCCTAAAGAAAAACCTATAGCGGCCATAGGTAACCCAGAAGATCTTTGCTGTAAAATTTTTAGGATATAGGCAATATCTTCAGTATCTCCGGCATGGTATGCTCGTAATAAACGATTGTCTTCGCCACTACAGCCACGAAAGTGCATAAAAACACCGCACCAGCCGTGATGATGCAATGCTTGCAGCATGCCTCTGGCATAAGGGGAGAATATAGACCCTTCTAGCCCATGTAGAATCAGCACTAAGGGAGCTTTGGGATGGCCAGTCCAATCCAGGTCAATAAAATCTCCATCAGGCAGTTCAATGCGTTCGCGCCAAAGCGGTAGATTTTTTATGCGACGCCGGAATAATGTTGGCCAAATTGTTTGTAGATGCCGGTTCCTTAACCACCAGGCGGGTTTAAATGGGTTTGTGTTCATTGGTTAACTATTGAGATTACTTTTCGCGATAAATTTATGTCAAATTTTACGCTAGATCCAGCAGAAATAAAAATAACCGCTGTCCGTGCGCCTGGGCCGGGTGGTCAAAATGTCAATAAATTAGCGACGGCTGTGCAGTTACGCTTTAACATTCATGCCTCTTCAGCATTATCTGAGGCAGTCAAAGCCCGTCTAATAAAACTATTAGGCAAAAAATTGACCCTAAAGGGAGATTTAATTATCAAGGCGAGCCGTTATCGCACGCAGGAGCGTAACAAACAAGATGCTTTAGAGAGGTTGCATAAGATCATTAGCAAAGCTATGGTGATACCTCGGAAACGTAAGCCCACCCAACCGACAACTTCATCTATTCAAAAACGCATTACACAAAAAAAAGTGCATGCGCGTACTAAGGCTTTGCGTGGGAAAAAACCTGAAGAGTTTTAAACCTAGCGTAGTAGAATACTGATAAAACATTATCATAAAAGTTTAATGCAGCAAATATCGTTTTAGCACATCCAAATTGGTCCAAGGCAGCTGCGATCATAGATATAGGTTCTATCGCATGCTTTAACTCACAGAAAATGTCTCGGATGATTTATGCTACTTGCCCACGGTATAAATAATATCCGCCCCACTCCCCAGGGTATTAGACTCTGTTTGTATAAACCAATGTTTACTCAACAAATAACGTATACGTAAGGTATTAATTGAATTAAACACATTCAAGCTATAACTCAAATTCAATCGTGGAGAAATGGATTTTCCGACTACTAACGAAGTGCCTTGTGAATAATTGCCCGACAAACTGTTTACTTCTGAATTGAGTCCTAATTCACTCAAGCCAAAAAATCGTTGTACCTGTTGCGTCACTGAGTTTATACCAACGCCGTTTTTGGTAGTCAAAGCTTGTGCTGTGCGTGCCAATAATTGTACTTCTGAACCAGAAGCTTGACTGGCGGGTTGGCCTAATAAAATTAAGGATAAAATATCGGCTTGCGACCAACCGCTAGGGTCAGAAAATAAAGTTATTTTAGGGTCTTCTGCGGTACCCTTGACGGAAATGCCGACTGTTAAGTTTTCTTCATGAGAAAAAATCTGTTCTTGAGAATTATAATTAATTTTTTTAGCAGCGCGCACATCCAGTTGTGGATTGTCGATAGGACTGTTGATGAAGATAATATTACCCTTGGTAATCGCAAGTTTTTCTCCCTGTAGATTATAATTGGCATTGATTAGATTCAGTGTGCCGGTTGCGATCGTATTACCTTGTGAGTCATCGATTACCTCTACGTTGCCAACTAAGTTCCCTTTGAGACCTTGACTGTCAATTTGCACATTATTGCCGAGTTTTAACATAACCTGTGCTGCTACGGGTAGACCCTGGCTCTGTTGCAGTTGTCCGTTACTATCAATGATTATGGTTTCAGATGGTAATGTGACGGCTTGATTAATAGCATTTTGTTTAATGTGCGCAGTAGGAATCAATATATTTCCAGTAATACGCCAGCCATTAATATCACTTAAAATATTTAATTGTGGAGAAACAATAACATTCATTTTGGGCAGATTAATCAGTTGGAATTGTGTTCCGTTAACAGTCATATTGGAGTCTAGGCCATGATCGGTTAATAGACTTTTTCCTTGTAAGTGCAAGCTGCCGGTGCCTGATTTTACTGCGCCAGAATAATTGATGATTTGATTGTTAATAGCAATTTCAGTCTGTAATCCGAAAAGTTTAATGGCTAATTTAGGCACATGAATGGTATCGCTTTTGAGGTGAATTAAACCTTGAATTTTAGGCTGATCGACAGTGCCATTTACTTGTAATTTAGCAGTGAGTAAAGTGTTTAGCGCTTGAATATTTGTAGGGAGAATATTTTTTAACTGACTTTGATCGGTATTGACCGACAAGTTTCCTGTTACTTGCTGCGTGGGTGGCAAGGGGAATATTAATTTATATTTTGGCAGTAGTAACTGTAGCGTCAGTAATTTTTTTCCATATAACAATAATTCCAGCTGGGAATTTAATCCCGATGTATCATAATTAAGAGCCAAAGTTCCCCCCATAGGGAAGATTATTTTTTTGTTGTTGATAGGGTAGGTTAGCTGGCTCTCTTTGAATTTGATCAATAATGACAGCATACACTTACTATAATCCGAATTAAATAAACTACAGGATGGATTGGGTGATGTGAGTGAAGATTGCATAATAAAATCACCCGAAAGTTGTGCATTGGACATGGATGAGATTTTGAACTGTTTAAATGAAGCTTTGGCGTTTAATTGTGGTTGGGAAGCTTTGCCGGTGAGTGCGCCTTGTAATTTAAGGCCGCCGTGTAATGTTGGCAGCAGTTTATGCAATTCATCTGCGGATAAATTAAATTGTAAATTCCAGCGCTGCGTGAGGCTGCCTTGTATGTTTACATTGGCGTTGCCTAATTTTAGCTGTGTATCTAAATTAAAATTCATTGCTTGTAAATAGTCTGGTAATTCCGCCATCTCAGCAGCAGTTGCGGACATTTTGTTGCCATTTAATTTCAAATAACCACTCAGAGGAAAATTTTTGAATTTACCTTGCAGGCTGGTTAAGGATAAATTAAATCCATGATGATTACCTGTACTATTTACGACAAAACTTGAGCTTTGCGGTAAATCTGCTGCAATCGCGTTGAAATTCACCGCATTCGCTTTGAGAGATAAATTCCAACTTAAATTGGGCAGCCATTGTATATTAGCTGAACCCGCCAGTTGACCCCCGAGTAATTGACTTTGGTCGGTAATTAAGTGGATTGACTGTTGATTACCGCTGCCATGTAACGTCCAATCGGAAATAGAATTTTTTAACTTGAGTTGCCATTGATAATCATCGAATTTCCCGTTAATACTAAAATGTGTCGTGATTTCAAGTGGAGAGAGCCAATTGGCGTTGAGATCAGCAGCGATTTCTTGGTCGATGCGGATTTTTCCAGTTAGACTTTTGATTCGTATGTGCGTGGTGCCTGAGGTCACAGCGATATCTTTTAAATCCAGCTGATGAATCTGTATTGGAAAAGGCAATGAGAACCCGGGGCTATGAGTTTTGGACTGCGGAGATTTATCATCAATGATGATGACTGCGTGTTGTGCTGCTAACTTATCTAATAGTAGTTTTTTATGCAATAAAGCTAATGGTTGCCATTTAAGCGTTAAATAATCGCAAGTTACATTGACGGAAGAGGTTTTATAAGAGGCTTTGGTTAATGTCACAGAATGAATTAAATTACCTTTTAAATTTTCAAATGTAACGGGAACCAAACCAAATCTGGCAAGCATATGCAAAGTGAATCTACTTCCAGTTTCAGTTGCAATCAGTAGAAAAGCACTGGCTAAGATAGCCGACAGCAATAATAATAAACTATAAAAAACTCTGCGAACTAGGGATATCATAAATCAGCCCCCATGCTAAATTGAACGGCTAGTGGTTGTCCTGGTAGATCCAGTGCCTTGGCTAAAGTTAGCGCTAACGTACCTACGGGGGATTGCCACAAAGCACCTAGACCCACTCCTTTATTTACTTTATTTAAAATACCATTACTGACATTTCCAGCATCGAAAAATGCAGCCCCATACCAGTCACCCTTGATATGTTGACGATATTCCACGCTACCTACAGCCAGTTTAGAACCAGGACCAATCGAATTAAATTTGTAGCCGCGAATACTATCGCTACCACCTGCTAAAAATTGTAAAGACAGTGGCATTTGGTTGATATGATTAATAGCGGTGTAACCTAAATTGATGCGGGTGACC belongs to Gammaproteobacteria bacterium and includes:
- a CDS encoding sterol desaturase family protein; translated protein: MKKDNYANQAQYNKNYSPRLFANPILERLSQTRPTTLLIGYVPIIGFFCIFALIQQTFISATVTFALGLLVWTLAEYLIHRFVFHYKPRASKWEKINPLFYGNFIHNIHHTYPRDKLRLVTPLVVTMPLAALFYLVFWLVFRSYSAALFAGFLTGYVLYDVLHAFTHIYPMSSRIGKFLKYYHMRHHYHMDEKSFGVSSPIWDYVFRTVDTTPLKKARH
- a CDS encoding N-acetyltransferase, with the protein product MPLQILPVITKQDWQTFLNVPHLLHQHDPNWVPPLQISVKTTLSQKNPFFKRAKMQLWVAYRDNQPVGRIAGIINDAHNEFHNENIAFWGFFEAEHDQHVAEALFKAVEQWAQPQGIRIFRGPVNPSTNYECGLQISAFDTMPYIMMPQNPAYYPQLVEAQGYVKAKDLDAWRIDGGNAAFHPRLMAKAKSFVEQHNITLRPVNLKRFEQEAEHIFATYNDAWEKNWGFVPMEKEEFLFLAKEMKPILTKESCFIVEVAGEVAAFGIWLPDINQVLHKIRDGKLFPTGIFKLLWYTKVKKLMNRGRVPTLGIRKKFRHLNLGSLLYAKFLEVVPPAGYRWNECSWILEDNKSMRTALRLMNAELYKTYRIYEKTLP
- a CDS encoding NAD-dependent epimerase/dehydratase family protein, giving the protein MKVLLTGATGFIGSHTAEALIAKQHQVRCLVRSTADVSFLKTLGSALELYEGTLTDSADLQAAVDGMDAVIHCAGLVKVKKKDEFFTTNTEGTRALLKAVRMAAPDLQRFVLVSSLAACGAALNNKIPPAADFNPQPVSQYGQSKLNAEIIAQEFSSHLPITIIRPSVVYGPRDLSTLTFFKTIHRGFLPLSQGGMGAASTIYVTDVANALVQSITTAPQSGSAYFLEDGETLTWRERYYQLAEHAKITRKIEIHLPQLVIKTIAWLSEYYGRLTNKPVLLNRDKFNELKQLYWVCDSTPAFDGLLWRPQINWSQGTQLTYEWYAKSGWL
- a CDS encoding diacylglycerol kinase codes for the protein MMDKIIKKIYRATIDSIAGLKAAFRFQLAFRLEVLFLCLGIILAPLLGKSLAQKFILISCLVLIIIIELINSAIETVVNRISLEHHELSGRAKDLGSAAVFVAVLNAIVIWGISMLMWLSS
- a CDS encoding phosphatase PAP2 family protein gives rise to the protein MKSNNLSAVFNVSQYASLERSTNIQRFAEAFILFILLLCLWAQYAFIGNILNSRGTNYINLITLPLDHDLAFSTFWSLFYSAALIIPFVFVWILFIFSRFNLLLIYRLFLSCLLILIIHYIIYFLFPTCKILWQDPGFSAFWQQIQTPGFLNRNTQFVMSITTPWNSFPSYHIGSAWIILRFTFARFKILGSLFLIWFIGMCLGTITLKVHVIMDGIAAIIISELCYQLFKIPRIVHYVNKFSDIHPRKPILCIYLCCILIGAPLVLYELIYIKPMTVPEFVRLSS
- a CDS encoding helix-turn-helix transcriptional regulator, with the protein product MNSFPTVLVPEDTRSISEARGERLEILRKMAGLTRKAFEDKYGISANTIQSWESAKAGGLTERGAQRIIPLLQREGIYCTIDWLLYGSGSHPQLANPHFFEVNETPAKYHLSEDMVIMKELLAFKKLNENSIDFEVNDDGLAPHYKPGDYVAGISRSKEAISALIGMDCIVQIGNNEMLLRRIKGSQFPGYYELMCTNPTTIVAKPMLYEQELLCAAPVIWHRRRNPD
- a CDS encoding VOC family protein produces the protein MGNKPQNSEFCWNELMTSDVPRAKEFYKALFGWENEDHDMGDMVYTLFKSGDKSIGGLLQIPQGKENQIPPHWMSYVSVAKLEQAVEKGQKLGATLVVPPKTAGEFGRLAVILDPTGAHIALWEAA
- a CDS encoding hydrolase, which encodes MNTNPFKPAWWLRNRHLQTIWPTLFRRRIKNLPLWRERIELPDGDFIDLDWTGHPKAPLVLILHGLEGSIFSPYARGMLQALHHHGWCGVFMHFRGCSGEDNRLLRAYHAGDTEDIAYILKILQQRSSGLPMAAIGFSLGGNILLKWLGQTQEKNLLSAAVAISVPFDLHKSVQTITTGFSKIYEKYILNCLCKKTRRKLQSQINTRQFPKISSLKTLYDFDNQVTAPLHGFNDAMEYYALSSCRQYLSNIQVPTLLLQAKDDPFVTPDSLPQPHELASAIQFELTAKGGHVGFVSGELWKVRYWLEERVPQFLSQYL
- the arfB gene encoding alternative ribosome rescue aminoacyl-tRNA hydrolase ArfB codes for the protein MSNFTLDPAEIKITAVRAPGPGGQNVNKLATAVQLRFNIHASSALSEAVKARLIKLLGKKLTLKGDLIIKASRYRTQERNKQDALERLHKIISKAMVIPRKRKPTQPTTSSIQKRITQKKVHARTKALRGKKPEEF
- a CDS encoding translocation/assembly module TamB domain-containing protein; the encoded protein is MISLVRRVFYSLLLLLSAILASAFLLIATETGSRFTLHMLARFGLVPVTFENLKGNLIHSVTLTKASYKTSSVNVTCDYLTLKWQPLALLHKKLLLDKLAAQHAVIIIDDKSPQSKTHSPGFSLPFPIQIHQLDLKDIAVTSGTTHIRIKSLTGKIRIDQEIAADLNANWLSPLEITTHFSINGKFDDYQWQLKLKNSISDWTLHGSGNQQSIHLITDQSQLLGGQLAGSANIQWLPNLSWNLSLKANAVNFNAIAADLPQSSSFVVNSTGNHHGFNLSLTSLQGKFKNFPLSGYLKLNGNKMSATAAEMAELPDYLQAMNFNLDTQLKLGNANVNIQGSLTQRWNLQFNLSADELHKLLPTLHGGLKLQGALTGKASQPQLNAKASFKQFKISSMSNAQLSGDFIMQSSLTSPNPSCSLFNSDYSKCMLSLLIKFKESQLTYPINNKKIIFPMGGTLALNYDTSGLNSQLELLLYGKKLLTLQLLLPKYKLIFPLPPTQQVTGNLSVNTDQSQLKNILPTNIQALNTLLTAKLQVNGTVDQPKIQGLIHLKSDTIHVPKLAIKLFGLQTEIAINNQIINYSGAVKSGTGSLHLQGKSLLTDHGLDSNMTVNGTQFQLINLPKMNVIVSPQLNILSDINGWRITGNILIPTAHIKQNAINQAVTLPSETIIIDSNGQLQQSQGLPVAAQVMLKLGNNVQIDSQGLKGNLVGNVEVIDDSQGNTIATGTLNLINANYNLQGEKLAITKGNIIFINSPIDNPQLDVRAAKKINYNSQEQIFSHEENLTVGISVKGTAEDPKITLFSDPSGWSQADILSLILLGQPASQASGSEVQLLARTAQALTTKNGVGINSVTQQVQRFFGLSELGLNSEVNSLSGNYSQGTSLVVGKSISPRLNLSYSLNVFNSINTLRIRYLLSKHWFIQTESNTLGSGADIIYTVGK